Below is a genomic region from Elusimicrobiota bacterium.
CCCCGTCCACCCATAGCGCCGCCGGCTGGCTGGCCGACCACACCCACAGCGCCACCACCGCGCCCGTGAACACATCCAGCGTGTAGTGCGCGCGCAGGACCAAGACCGCGGCTATCTCGAAAGCCGCCACGAGCAGAACGACGCCATCGAGCCAGACATAACCCAGAGAGTGCAGGACCAGAGCGCCCAAGACCGCGATGGCCGTATGCCCTGAGAAGAACAGGTCGTTGGACACCCCGTAGGTCACCAAGAAGGACGGGACTCCCGGGTCGCGCCAGATCATCCCTTTGGGCGGCGGCAGGGAAGTCGTGGCCTGGCACAACTGGCGCAAGGAGAAGATTATCAGGAGAGCGATCAACGGCCGAACGCTCGGCCCGAAGATCGAGTAAAGGATGGTCGTTGCCCCAAGCAGGTCTATGCCCAAAGAACTCGCGATGAGCAAAGCATCCGCCGCTTTCGGGTTCCGAGCCAGCGCCGCGTTCCAGGACTCGGTCCAGACATGCACTTGGTCTCCGACCGCGCCCGGCGCGCCGGAGCGCCTCCCGATCAGCCGCTGGGTCCAGAACCACAATCCCAAAGCCCCGACCATCGACACCCCGCGCAGAGCGGCCAGCGGGACCGTCATGAAGACCACCCCGTGCCCGCGGGGATGGCCGCGCCGCGGCCCAGGTCGGAGAGCATCCCCTCCAAAGCCTCGCGCAAAGACCCGGTCAGCGGGTCAGGAGAGCCGCCCTTCTCAGCCGGCACCTCGATCGCGGGCCCCACGCGCACCCGCACCGAAAGCGGACCGTGGACGGCGCAGGCGTCGGTCAGGTCCTCCTCGAAACGCTCCAGAGTCTCGATGATCCTCTCCGCGGTCGGCCGCCGCGCCACATAATCGGGAGGATACAGGCAAAGCTGCTGGGCCAGGTAAAGGTCGGCGAGTTGACCCCACCGCCGGGCCCGCTCCGCTTCGTCTATGGAGCCCTCGGCCATCTCCGGCAGGATGGCCGAGCGCAAGGCCCGCACCCGGTTGGGCACATCCGCGTCCTTCTTGGCTACTGTCCACTCGGCTTCCAGGGGAGCCAGGATCGCGTCTATGAGCCGGGCCTGCCGTTCTTCCAAGGCGCCCGGCTGCGGAGCCTTCAGATACTCCAGCTCCTTGAGCGCCAGGAGCGCTTCTCCCACCGCGATGATCCGCTCGCGCAAAGAGGCGTTCGCCTTCCTCGACCAGGTCAGCCGCGCCTCGATGCCGCTCAACATCTCATCGGCGGTCTTGAGCAGGTCGCCGCCGTAGTCGTAGCGCAGCGCGACCGGATGGATCACGATCCGGCGCCCGCTCTTCTCCCCCTGGCGCGCCGCCGAGCGCGCCATGAAGGCCACCCCGTCGTTGAGGCGCTGGAGCTGCTCGTTGGCGCGCGAGACGAGGCCTTCCGGGAAGACGATCAGCGGCCCGCGCGCGTCGCGCAGGATCGCGATCGCCTCCTTGAGCGAGGCGGAGTCCAGCCCCTCGCGGTACACGCTGAACGCTCCCAGCCGCGGCAGCAGCCACGCCATGACGCGCCCCTGCATGAACAGATGCCAGCTCGCCATGATGAACAGCTTGCGCCCCAGCTCGCCGTTGAGCAGCCCCATGACCATCGGGTCGCACGGCCGGCAGTGGTTGGGCGCCAGCAGGACCCCGTGCCCCGCGTCAAGCGACGCGCGCAGATGCTCCAGCCCCTCGAAAGTAATCTTCTCCAAACCGTGCTGGCGCCGCAGTAGCGGCCGCAGGATCGGCTGGAAGACTTTGGGCCAGAGCGGATTGTGGTTCGGAGGGACGAACTTGTACGGCTTGTCGATGATGATGTTCTGCATGGGCGGTCATCCCGGCTCCGGGTATTGTATGATAGCGGCGCAAACGGAGCAATCTCCCATGTGGAACAAGACCAGCATCATCTGCACTTTGGGCCCCGCCACATCCAAGCGGAAGACCCTCCTATCCCTCATCTCGGCCGGCATGGATATCGCCCGGCTCAATTTCTCTCATGGGGACCTCGAACAGCACCGCGGCTTCATCAAGCTCGTGCGCGACTGCTCCCAGCGCGCCGGCCGCGCCATCGGGATACTCCAGGACCTCCCCGGACCGAAGCTGCGCGCCGGCAAGCTCCCCGGCGACACCCTCGAACTCCACGCCGGCGAGCAAGTCCTCCTCTCCCCGCGGCCCCAGCCAGGCCTCAAGCACCTCCCCTTCCCGGACCAACGCCTCCTGCGCGCCCTCAAGCCGGGAAACGACGTCTGGCTGGCCGACGGCATGTCCCACCTCAAGGTCCTTAAGGTCGAAGACGGAGCCGCCCTGTGCCGCTCCCTCTCCCACGCGGTCCTGCGCTCGCACTGCGGGGTGAACCTCCCGCACGCCGGGCTCTCCATCGCGGCCTTCACGGCCGCCGACCGCCGTTATCTCCGTTTCGGCCTGGCGCAGGGCGTCGATTTCGTGGCGGTCTCATTCGTCTCCGGGCCGGAGGACCTGCGCGCCGTGCGCCGCGCCCTGGCCGGAGCCCGCCGCAAGCCCCGGCTCATCGCCAAGATCGAGCGCGCCGAGGCCATGGACCGACTCCCGGACATAGTCCGGGAGTCGGACGCCGTCATGGTCGCGCGCGGCGACCTCGGAGTCGAGCTCC
It encodes:
- a CDS encoding lysophospholipid acyltransferase family protein — its product is MQNIIIDKPYKFVPPNHNPLWPKVFQPILRPLLRRQHGLEKITFEGLEHLRASLDAGHGVLLAPNHCRPCDPMVMGLLNGELGRKLFIMASWHLFMQGRVMAWLLPRLGAFSVYREGLDSASLKEAIAILRDARGPLIVFPEGLVSRANEQLQRLNDGVAFMARSAARQGEKSGRRIVIHPVALRYDYGGDLLKTADEMLSGIEARLTWSRKANASLRERIIAVGEALLALKELEYLKAPQPGALEERQARLIDAILAPLEAEWTVAKKDADVPNRVRALRSAILPEMAEGSIDEAERARRWGQLADLYLAQQLCLYPPDYVARRPTAERIIETLERFEEDLTDACAVHGPLSVRVRVGPAIEVPAEKGGSPDPLTGSLREALEGMLSDLGRGAAIPAGTGWSS
- a CDS encoding phosphatase PAP2-related protein produces the protein MTVPLAALRGVSMVGALGLWFWTQRLIGRRSGAPGAVGDQVHVWTESWNAALARNPKAADALLIASSLGIDLLGATTILYSIFGPSVRPLIALLIIFSLRQLCQATTSLPPPKGMIWRDPGVPSFLVTYGVSNDLFFSGHTAIAVLGALVLHSLGYVWLDGVVLLVAAFEIAAVLVLRAHYTLDVFTGAVVALWVWSASQPAALWVDGAFSRLIKG
- the pyk gene encoding pyruvate kinase, with amino-acid sequence MWNKTSIICTLGPATSKRKTLLSLISAGMDIARLNFSHGDLEQHRGFIKLVRDCSQRAGRAIGILQDLPGPKLRAGKLPGDTLELHAGEQVLLSPRPQPGLKHLPFPDQRLLRALKPGNDVWLADGMSHLKVLKVEDGAALCRSLSHAVLRSHCGVNLPHAGLSIAAFTAADRRYLRFGLAQGVDFVAVSFVSGPEDLRAVRRALAGARRKPRLIAKIERAEAMDRLPDIVRESDAVMVARGDLGVELPFSQVPFAQKEIVAECRRQGRPVIVATQMLESMISSPRPTRAEMTDIANAVLDGADAVMLSGETSVGKFPREAVAALAAVAREAEAHLEPQVCCDYPFASPSARAIAASAVTLAEGVRAKAIVVPTFTGDTARCVSHLKPRCPIVALCAPGPESQLTLLWGVRAYVVPGLGRRLEGILAESRRAARRLRLARPGESIVVTCSLPGRGTSDGRITAAVRV